One region of Camelina sativa cultivar DH55 chromosome 6, Cs, whole genome shotgun sequence genomic DNA includes:
- the LOC104790536 gene encoding protein AIG2 A-like encodes MTSSDQSPSHNVFVYGSFQEPAVVGLILECTPIIVSAQLHGYHLYRLKGRLHPCISPCENGVINGKILTGLTDAQLENLDMIEGDDYVRKTAQVVLTDTCKKMDVETYVWANKDDPDMYGEWDFEEWKQLHMEKFIEASKKFMEWKKNPDGRSREEFEKFVLADPPTAA; translated from the exons ATGACTAGCTCCGATCAATCGCCATCGCACAACGTCTTCGTCTACGGCAGTTTCCAAGAACCAGCCGTCGTAGGTCTTATCCTCGAGTGCACTCCGATCATCGTCTCCGCTCAACTCCACGGCTA TCACTTGTATAGACTCAAAGGTCGTTTGCATCCATGTATATCTCCTTGTGAGAATGGAGTAATCAATGGAAAG ATATTAACTGGATTAACAGATGCTCAGTTAGAGAATTTAGATATGATTGAAGGAGATGAttatgtgaggaagactgcccAAGTTGTTTTGACT GACACTTGTAAGAAGATGGATGTGGAAACATATGTATGGGCAAACAAGGATGATCCTGATATGTATGGGGAATGGGATTTTGAG GAATGGAAGCAGCTTCATATGGAGAAATTCATAGAGGCGTCAAAGAAGTTTATGGAATGGAAGAAGAATCCGGATGGGAGAAGTAGGGAAGAGTTTGAGAAGTTTGTACTCGCAGATCCTCCCACCGCGGCTTGA
- the LOC104698751 gene encoding structural maintenance of chromosomes protein 4-like — MGILRFGWYADSQVEDGSYETVPGSDFMITRVAFRDNSSKYYINDRSSNFTEVTKKLKGKGVDLDNNRFLILQGEVEQISLMKPKAQGPHDEGFLEYLEDIIGTNKYVEKIDELNKQLETLNEKRSGVVQMVKLEDEPRGEFRGDGESEPNHQKKSGTPRLYIKELVMKNFKSYAGEQRVGPFHKSFSAVVGPNGSGKSNVIDAMLFVFGKRAKQMRLNKVSELIHNSTNHQNLDSAGVSVQFEEIIDLDSSKIDVMTKESEDSTNLIPKLQENIPKLQXSRCVLLSCLLPRRLNSIFFXFTEVTKKLKGKGVDLDNNRFLILQGEVEQISLMKPKAQVETEGYRSELTKIRAELEPWEKDLIVHRGKLDVALSESELLSKKHEAALKAFIDAQKQLSDISTRKEEKAAATTSRKADIEKKKHEAIEARKVEQESLKEQETLIPQEQAAREKVAELKSAMNSEKSQGDVLKAVLRAKENNQIEGIYGRMGDLGAIDAKYDVAISTACAGLDYIVVETTSAAQACVELLRKGNLGVATFMILEKQTDHIHKLKEKVKTPEDVPRLFDLIRVKDERIKLAFYAALGNTVVAKDLDQATRIAYGGNREFRRVVTLDGALFEKSGTMSGGGGKPRGGRMGTSIRATGVSGEAVSNAENELSKIIDMLSNIREKIGNAVRQYRAAENEVSRLEMELAKSQREIESLNSEQNYLEKQLASLETASQPKTDEIDRLKELKKIIFKEEKEIENLEKGSKQLKDNALELQTNIENAGGEKLKGQKAKVEKIQTDIDKNNTEINRCNVQIETNQKLIKKLTKGIEEATREKERLEGEKEKLHVTFKTIEQKAFAIQETYKETQKLIDEHKDILTESRSNYENLKKSVDELKASRVDAEFKVQDMKKKYNELEMREKGYKRKLNDLQIALTKHMEQIQKDLVDPDKLQATLMDNNLNEACDLKRALEMVALLEAQLKELNPNLDSIAEYRSKVELYNGRVDELNSVTQERDDTRKQYDELRKRRLDEFMAGFNTISLKLKEMYQMITLGGDAELELVDSLDPFSEGVVFSVRPPKKSWKNIANLSGGEKTLSSLALVFALHHYKPTPLYVMDEIDAALDFKNVSIVGHYVKDRTKDAQFIIISLRNNMFELADRLVGIYKTDNCTKSITINPESFAVRQKTSA; from the exons ATGGGAATATTACGTTTTGGGTGGTATGCAGACTCTCAAGTG GAAGATGGATCGTATGAGACTGTTCCTGGAAGTGATTTCATGATTACTCGGGTTGCATTCCGGGATAATTCGTCCAAGTATTATATTAATGACAGGTCGAGCAATTTCACTGAAGTTACAAAAAAGTTGAAGGGGAAAGGAGTAGATCTTGACAATAACCGTTTCTTGATTCTTCAG GGGGAGGTAGAACAGATATCACTCATGAAGCCGAAAGCTCAAGGTCCCCATGATGAAGGTTTTCTTGAGTACCTCGAAGATATCATTGGAACAAATAAATATGTGGAGAAGATAGATGAATTAAATAAGCA GCTTGAAACGCTCAATGAAAAGCGGTCTGGAGTTGTACAAATGGTGAAACTA GAAGATGAGCCAAGGGGTGAGTTTCGCGGCGACGGAGAGTCTGAGCCTAACCACCAGAAGAAATCTGGAACGCCGAGGCTTTACATCAAAGAGCTTGTGATGAAGAACTTCAAATCTTATGCTGGTGAACAACGCGTCGGTCCTTTCCACAAG AGTTTTTCTGCGGTGGTTGGACCTAATGGGAGTGGAAAGAGTAATGTGATAGATGCCATGCTTTTTGTGTTTGGGAAACGAGCTAAGCAG ATGCGGCTGAACAAAGTTTCAGAGCTCATTCACAACTCAACTAATCACCAGAACTTGGATAGTGCTGGAGTCTCTGTACAGTTTGAAGAGATTATCGATTTG GATTCATCCAAAATCGATGTTATGACAAAGGAGTCTGAGGACTCGACAAATCTAATACCGAAACTTCAGGAAAATATACCAAAGCTTCAGAGNTCCAGATGTGTTCTGCTCTCATGCTTATTGCCGAGAAGgctaaattcaatttttttcNATTTCACTGAAGTTACAAAAAAGTTGAAGGGGAAAGGAGTAGATCTTGACAATAACCGTTTCTTGATTCTTCAG GGGGAGGTAGAACAGATATCACTCATGAAGCCGAAAGCTCAAG TTGAAACTGAAGGTTACCGGTCTGAGCTTACAAAGATTCGTGCTGAATTAGAACCTTGGGAAAAAGATTTAATCGTGCACAGGGGAAAGCTTGATGTTGCATTATCCGAAAGTGAACTTTTGAGTAAGAAG CATGAAGCTGCTCTGAAAGCCTTCATAGATGCTCAGAAACAGCTCTCTGATATatcaacaagaaaagaagaaaaagctgcAGCAACTACCTCTAGGAAAGCTgatatagagaagaagaagcatgaaGCAATCGAAGCTCGGAAAGTGGAGCAG GAATCACTTAAAGAACAAGAGACACTTATTCCACAGGAGCAGGCAGCCAGAGAAAAAGTTGCTGAGCTCAAATCAGCAATGAATTCTGAGAAGAGTCAGGGTGATGTTTTGAAGGCAGTTTTACGAGCAAAGGAGAACAATCAAATTGAAGGAATATATGGAAGGATGGGGGACTTAGGTGCCATTGATG CAAAATACGATGTCGCCATATCAACTGCATGCGCTGGCCTTGATTACATTGTTGTGGAAACAACTTCTGCAGCACAAGCATGTGTTGAGCTGCTGCGGAAGGGAAATCTTGGCGTTGCAACATTTATGATATTG GAAAAACAAACAGATCATATACATAAACTGAAGGAGAAAGTGAAAACTCCCGAGGATGTACCACGCCTCTTTGATCTGATCAGAGTAAAGGACGAAAGGATAAAACTTGCATTCTATGCAGCCTTGGGAAACACTGTTGTGGCAAAGGATCTTGATCAG GCAACACGTATTGCATATGGTGGGAACAGAGAATTTCGAAGAGTCGTGACCCTTGATGGCGCTCTCTTTGAGAAATCTGGTACCATGAGTGGAGGGGGAGGCAAGCCACGTGGGGGAAGAATGGGAACCTCTATTCGAGCCACTGGTGTGTCTGGCGAAGCTGTTTCTAATGCAGAAAATGAGCTCTCCAAAATTATTGACATGTTAAGCAACATCCGCGAAAAGATTGGCAATGCTGTGAGACAATATCGAGCTGCAGAAAACGAAGTCTCTCGCCTGGAGATGGAACTGGCGAAAAGCCAAAGAGAG ATTGAAAGTCTCAATTCAGAGCAGAACTATCTCGAAAAACAACTAGCTTCCCTGGAAACTGCATCTCAGCCAAAGACAGATGAGATCGATAGGCTTAAAGAGCTTAAGAAAATCAtcttcaaagaagaaaaggagattGAAAACCTTGAGAAGGGTTCTAAACAGCTGAAGGATAAT GCTTTGGAGCTGCAAACCAACATAGAGAACGCTGGTGGTGAGAAATTAAAAGGACAAAAGGCAAAGGTTGAGAAGATTCAGACT GATATCGACAAAAATAATACAGAGATCAACCGGTGTAATGTTCAAATAGAAACAAACCAGAAACTGATAAAGAAGTTGACAAAGGGGATTGAAGAGGCGACTCGAGAAAAAGAGAGGCTAGAGGGTGAGAAGGAAAAGTTGCATGTGACTTTCAAAACTATAGAACAGAAAGCATTCGCAATCCAAGAGACATACAAAGAAACACAGAAG TTGATTGACGAGCATAAAGACATTCTGACTGAATCAAGGTCCAACTATGAGAATCTGAAAAAGTCTGTGGATGAGTTGAAGGCATCTAGG GTAGATGCAGAATTCAAAGTCCaagatatgaaaaagaaatacaaTGAATTAGAAATGAGAGAGAAGGGCTACAAGAGGAAACTCAATGACTTGCAGATTGCACTCACAAAGCATATGGAACA AATTCAGAAAGATCTTGTTGATCCGGACAAGCTCCAAGCAACATTGATGGATAATAATTTGAATGAAGCTTGTGATTTGAAAAGGGCTCTTGAAATGGTTGCCTTACTGGAGGCTCAGCTAAAAGAGTTGAATCCAAATCTTGACTCGATCGCCGA GTACCGGAGCAAAGTGGAACTTTACAATGGACGGGTAGACGAACTTAACTCTGTGACCCAAGAGCGTGATGACACAAGGAAGCAGTATGATGAATTGAGAAAGAGAAG GTTGGATGAGTTTATGGCAGGATTTAACACAATATCCTTAAAGCTCAAAGAAATGTATCAG ATGATCACTCTCGGAGGTGATGCAGAGCTGGAGCTGGTAGACTCGTTGGACCCTTTCTCAGAAGGTGTGGTTTTCAGTGTCAGACCTCCCAAGAAGAGCTGGAAGAACATTGCAAACTTGTCCGGTGGTGAAAAG ACACTTAGCTCACTCGCACTAGTCTTTGCACTACATCACTACAAGCCTACTCCACTTTACGTCATGGACGAAATCGACGCTGCTCTTG ACTTCAAAAACGTATCAATCGTTGGACATTACGTGAAAGACCGTACTAAAGATGCTCAGTTCATTATCATCAG TCTTAGGAACAACATGTTTGAGTTAGCAGACAGATTGGTGGGAATCTACAAAACAGATAACTGTACGAAGAGCATTACGATCAATCCTGAAAGCTTTGCAGTTCGTCAGAAAACTTCTGCTTAG
- the LOC104790535 gene encoding protein AIG2 A isoform X1, with protein sequence MMTSSDQSPSHNVFVYGSFQEPAVVGLILECTPIIVSAQLHGYHLYRLKGRLHPCISPCENGVVNGKILTGLTDAHLENLGMIEGDDYVTKTVEVVLTDTCEKMNAKTCVWANKDDPDMYGEWDFEEWKRLHMEKFIEASKKFMEWKKNPDGRSREEFEKFV encoded by the exons ATGATGACTAGCTCCGATCAATCTCCATCGCACAACGTCTTTGTCTACGGCAGTTTCCAAGAACCAGCCGTCGTAGGTCTGATCCTTGAATGCACTCCGATCATCGTCTCCGCTCAACTCCACGGCTA TCACTTGTATAGACTCAAGGGTCGTTTGCATCCATGCATATCTCCTTGTGAGAATGGTGTAGTCAACGgaaag ATACTAACTGGATTAACAGATGCTCACTTAGAGAATTTAGGTATGATTGAAGGAGATGATTATGTGACGAAGACTGTTGAAGTTGTTTTGACT GACACTTGTGAAAAGATGAATGCGAAAACATGTGTATGGGCAAACAAGGATGATCCTGACATGTATGGAGAATGGGATTTTGAG GAATGGAAGCGGCTTCATATGGAGAAATTCATAGAGGCTTCCAAGAAGTTCATGGAATGGAAGAAGAATCCGGATGGGAGAAGTAGAGAAGAGTTTGAGAAGTTTGTATAG
- the LOC104790534 gene encoding zinc-finger homeodomain protein 9-like, whose amino-acid sequence MLEVRAMDMMTPKSPEPESETSTRIQPAKPISFSNGIIKRHHHHHHHHNVTVTYKECLKNHAAAIGGHALDGCGEFMPSPSSTPSDPTSLKCAACGCHRNFHRRDPEDSSALPPPSLPLSSTTTAAIEYQPHHRHHPPPPLPPPLPRSPSSSSPPPISSSYMLLALSGNNKTVPFSDLNFSAAAAAANNHISTTTPGSRKRFRTKFSSSQKEKMHEFADRIGWKIQKRDEDDVREFCREIGVDKGVLKVWMHNNKNTFKFPGGGIATVQRDGNGVGGEDDGVRGGSGLGNDEDGGGGGGGGRFESDSGGADGGGNVNASSSST is encoded by the coding sequence ATGCTTGAAGTTAGAGCAATGGATATGATGACTCCTAAATCACCAGAACCCGAATCCGAAACTTCGACCCGGATCCAACCAGCTAAACCAATCTCCTTTAGTAACGGAATCATCAAacgccaccaccaccatcaccatcaccacaaCGTAACCGTCACTTACAAAGAATGTCTCAAGAACCACGCGGCGGCGATTGGAGGTCACGCGCTAGACGGCTGCGGCGAATTCATGCCGTCTCCTTCGTCAACGCCTTCCGATCCAACTTCTCTCAAGTGTGCAGCTTGTGGTTGCCACCGTAACTTCCATCGCCGTGATCCTGAAGATTCCTCCGCCTTACCACCACCGTCTCTTCCTTTGTCTTCTACCACAACCGCCGCAATTGAGTATCAGCCTCATCACCGTCACCATCCTCCACCTCCGCTTCCTCCTCCGTTACCTCGTAGTCCTAGTTCATCTTCTCCGCCGCCTATCTCATCCTCTTACATGCTTTTAGCTCTTTCCGGTAACAATAAAACCGTGCCATTCTCAGATCTGAACTTCTCAGCCGCCGCCGCCGCAGCTAACAATCATATCTCCACCACGACGCCTGGCTCGAGGAAACGTTTCAGGACTAAGTTTAGCTCGAGTCAGAAAGAGAAGATGCATGAGTTCGCCGACCGAATCGGTTGGAAGATTCAGAAACGCGACGAGGACGATGTCCGTGAGTTTTGCCGTGAGATCGGAGTTGATAAaggagttctcaaagtttggatGCATAATAACAAGAACACCTTCAAATTCCCCGGCGGAGGCATCGCCACTGTGCAGAGGGATGGTAACGGTGTCGGCGGAGAGGATGATGGTGTTCGCGGTGGAAGTGGTTTGGGTAACGATGAAGACGGTGGGGGTGGGGGTGGTGGTGGGAGATTTGAGAGTGATAGTGGCGGAGCTGACGGTGGAGGAAACGTAAACGCTTCGTCGTCTTCGACGTGA